ACAGGGATTACCCTACCCTACCCTCTTATCAAACGGGTATATATCCATACCCTACCCGTCTTCTAATGGCTGCACGGGGATTAAGCACGTGTGGATTTGGGCAATGGACAAGGGTATCGAGTGGCAGTTTATAGATCTGACTATGTATTTATCTGCtagcttttattttttttgcaaaaatttatCGGGTGTACATGTGCACCCATGTCCTATACTGGATTTGAGCATTgatctctccttttctttttcagctGTCTGTGTTCTGATTCTCCTGGATTGAGGGGATTGCTCTTTGGAGATTCATCTCGAAGTTGGATTTCACAATTTTATGGCCTTTGACTGCAACAAGGGAAGAGGAGTTTCTTCGCCTGATAATTGCTCCAGCATTTGCCCTGAGGGTACACTCATCCAGGCAAATCCCTTATCTCACTACTGGAAGGCTAAAGGTTGGAAGAGCCGCAGCAAATTAGGGAACCAGAAGTCCAGTTATGAATCAATTCCAAGAGACTCTAATCCAAAGAAAGatgatgaagtgcggggtgaagcaACTGCCTCGACCTGTGGTCTCAGGTGCTTCACCGATTTGCCAGCTGCATTGGTCTGTGAGGTCCTTGCACGCCTCGATGCAAAGGAGCTTGGAATTGTATCTTGTGTCTCCACCCTTCTGCATACTTTAGCCACAGATCATCACGGATGGAAGAAGTTGTACTGTGAAAGATGGGGGCTTCCAAATCTTCCTGCCACCCTAAATGGGCCTTTGGTTCCAGGTGGTCCCCTAGACGGGAAGTCCTGGAAAACATTTTTTGTGGAGCGGGAGTTTCGAAGTAAATCATTCATGGGGAAATTCAATGTGGATGTTTTTCGTGGCCACAATGAGGATGTACGTGCTGTGTTCCTTCTGGCATCGGCAAATCTGATTTTCAGTGGCGGTCGTGATTCTGTGGTTAGGATGTGGAACATGGAGGAAGGGCTCTTGATTGATACATCCCGCCCACTTGGTGGCACCATCAGGGCGATTGCAGCTGACACTAGGCTTTTAGTGACTGGAGGAACCAATGCCTACATTCAGTGTTGGAGGGCTGTTGAAGGGAATGATCACCTTTTTCACATCTCTGGAAATGGTACTGACCAGAATTCAGAGTTTCGCCTCTGGGGACATGAAGGTCCTCTGACTTGTCTTGCCTTAGATTCATTGAGGATTTACAGTGGTTCTTGGGACATGACTGTTCGTGTTTGGGACAGGACTCGCATGGAGTGTCTGCAAAAGCTCATGCATGCAGACTGGGTCTGGGATCTTGCTCCACATGGAAATACCATTGCTAGTACAGCTGGTAGAGATGTATATGTATGGGATATCAGGAACAGTGAGTTGACAAGCTTAATTTCCAATGCACATGTTGGAAACGCGTATTCTTTGGCTCGGACACACTTGATGGATGTGCTATTTACTGGTGGAGAGGATGGAGCTATTCGCTTGTTTAATATTTCTGAtgtctctgatgatgaggatagTAAACCACTTGCTACTTGGGTGCCACATTCAGGCCCAGTTCATTCTCTTGCTTTTGAGTATCCATGGCTTGTCTCAGCCTCGAGTGATGGTAGGATTGCATTGATTGATTCGAGGAAGCTTCTGACCCCAAAAAAGTCATCAAAGGGCCCTTTCAGTGTTAAGAGCTTTGATGTGAGCACCATAGAGCCTCCACAGAGGATGCTTCATGGCTTTAGATGTGATCTCTTCTCCATTGCCATTGGTGCAGATAGGATTGTATGTGCAGGCGAGGATGGTGTTGTCAGGGTGTGGAACTTCTCAGAAGCACTGGAGATTGAGAGGAGGGCACAGGCTCTAAGGAGTTTGAGGCAGGAGAACCGCATGAGGCGGAGGAAGGCACAAGCAGAGATGAATGCAAATGGTAGAAGGCCCGACCAGTGCTCAATAGCCATGAAAAAGAACCAACTGAAGGGTGATAAGAGTGTCACTTAGCATAACAAGCATTCCATTAACGAGAAGGTCAAGTCTTAGATTAGGATTTGCACTATTCATGCAGTTGCAGTTTATCATGGCCGTACATTTCCATCATTTGATATTTCCTTGTTGGAAATTACGTAGATTTTAATTCCATCCAAGCCAGGTTTACTAAATATGTTGTTCAACATTGGCACATTCAGATTTTCAACTTTTATATGGTTACAAAGCGTTATGATTATCCATTTATGGCCGGTTGTATATTGATGAAATGGAAAAGAAGTTCCTTGCATCTTTGAGTTGTAGTTTCATCTGGTCTTTAACTTTCTATTTGCAGTTATGACAGGAATAATCAACTTTATTTGTTTGTGTAAAATAATTGCATCAAAATTTTCAGTGCCAAGACTACTACCGGATGTCTTATATAACTTTGTGGCCTTCAGCATGAAAATCTTGGGTTGTACTGCAGCCTTCTCAAGGGTAGATTTACAATTTTTGGAGTAAGTTGCTAAGAAGTTAGCTGAAAACAAGTGTTACTACACTAGATATAAAATTGAACTGCACACAGATCCTCTCTTGAGTTCTCATAGAGATTATTGAATGATTAACAAAAAgttttttattttacttttgTTTGCATAGTAAGCACTGTTTCATAAATTGAGGGATCTTTAAAAAATTTGAGTGTGTTGTGTTCGTCTGGTGGACCAGGAACTTAGTTTTCAGTTGGTTTCGGTACACCATATATGATCAGGGCCGGTTCCAGCAGGTGGTGGGATCTTGAGCCCCCCTTACCGCTGCCTGAAGCATGGATCCCCTCGCGTCGTACAGCACGGTGCAATACAGCGGTAGGCCAGCAGCAGTGCAGCACCAGTTTGGGAGCAATCAAGCAAGTGCCTAGGTATATAAATGCAAATATCTCATTCTCTGTAATCAGCTCCTGGAGTAGTTGGAATAGTTTACAGCTTCAATTGAGGATTACTTTGCCTAGTAATATTGAGCTGAACTTGAATCTGCATTTGGTTTGGTTTGAGCTGAATCTGAACCTCAATCTGCATTTGGTTTGGTTTGAGCTGAATCTGAACTTTGCTTAGTAATGTTGCATTTGGTTTGAGCTGAATCTGCTCCAACGATTTAGGAGCCAGAATGGTCAGGGCTCTAGTTTGGCAGTTCCTAGCTTCTGGCCGGACGGTTAATAGCATGAATGATTTTAGTATTGGAGTTTTGTTCAGCTTGTTAATACTTAATAGGTCAGTGTGCCGATTGGCTGGTCTGTTCAGTGTGCTAATTGGCCAATGTGGTCAGTGTGCTGATTGGTAGATGGCGATGTCACATCCCTGAACTTATCTACTGTTCTGAATCATTGGCAATGTCAGGCAGCATAATTTTCGATGCTTGTCAAGTTATGCTTTGTCCCTAATACAATTCTGCACTCTACACCTCCATTGTTTGTGTGTTATACACAACTGTTTGCATCTGACAGGCCATGCACTGGCCACATGCTGCAGGTTTTCACCAGGGACTGGGAATTTGCAGGGCAAGGGAGTTTTGATTCTTGCGCAGGAAGCTTACTGGATGCTTCCATCCCAAATTGATCTCAGATTTCCATTTTCCTTCGCCGGTTTCAAGCGATCATTTGAACAGTGGGGTCATGGTCTGATGTGGAAGCCACTCGGATTGTGATTATTTTCTCCTCATGGGTCAAAATCAGGTCTTGGCTCGACTTGAAAAGACAATGTAGCGTTGCCTTTGTTTGAAAATGAAAGTGCAGGCTTCATGTGAGAGGTTGGCACTTGCTCCCTAAGGCCTCATTTAGAAGTCTCAAACTCCTCAGGGATCCCAGACCTTTCCCGGGGAAGGGAGGCCACAGGGGCAGAAGCCGCGGGCCAGCAAACCAGCAGGTTTATGTTCATATATGCATCCACAGATCTTAGATTAGTTTATGATATTCTTGCTTAGGTTGTGCTCAGATTAGATTGGACTATACCTATGCACTTCTTGATTGTGTGGGAGGAAGATGATAGCTTGCAAATTGTAATTATACGGATGCATCACCATTGGTAACCTGCTATCCTCCTAGCTGTGCTTACGTGAAGTTCATAAAAGGATTGATCTACAATAGAGCTTGGTTTATGTGAAGTGTAGAGATTTTCAATCAGTTTGATGAATGATTTAACTTTCATGTAAGACACGGATAAATTATGCAAATTCTTTATATAGCTTTTCCAGACCAGGTGAAAGGAATCATCTGTAGGGTATATATCTTACTGAGCAGAGATATTGCATTGTTACATATATGTGCTTATTTCACTATATATTGCCATATAGTAGCTATGAAAATAAAATCCTAGATATTATGCAGATTTTTTTTGCTGTTTGGGAATGAAAATACTTTAGTTTAGGGATAAAGCCCCCCGAAAAAAGAAACCTGATGAGTGGATAATGTTAATGCTAATTAGTGGAGAGATGAAAGAAATGCAGTACTGCATATATTGGTTGGTTtcctttgttttcttatttACTGTTTGCTAATGTCACCCTTTTAGCTAGAGGTACTTGTCATCTGAATGCGGCATATAGTTTCAGCTAGTATAAGATTGGATGGTCGTTGAAAGAAAACAGTTATGCAGTTATGTTGGTGGTTGTTCAGTGCTGACAGTATTTGGTAGCAGCTATATCGTTTGCCGTGTTGCTAGAGATTGTTTGGTGCTGATATGTACTCTGTTTCTAGCCCATCCTGAATGTGCAAGTTGAATCAGCTGGCTGGTTGCTTGTTTGTTAGGGGCAGGAGAGGGAGCATCAAGTGATAGTATATTCTGAGCATATCTGGTCTGGTAGAGTGTATTGGCTTTAAAAAGCTACTcgttccgtttcaaattgtaggttgttttgacttttctaggtttatagatattattatacatctagacatatactatatctaagtgcatagcaaaaactatgtatctagaaaaactatgtatctagaaaagtcaaaacgacctacaatttggaacggagggagtacgtgtTTTAATATTTTTCCATGATATGTTCCAGTAGATCTCCATATCAAGAACATGTTTGTTTTTTTATCCCCTTATTGCTTGTTTTTAATTTGGCATATGATCATTTCATTGGCCGATTGTGATCTAACTGCAGATCTATCTAGGACCACACTTGCTGCAGGATGTCCCAGTGAACAGGGAAACAAGCAAGTGAAATTGTTTAGGTAGGTAATCAAGATGTTTGATTTTCCTATCTACTCGCTAGTTATTTAGAGCTATAGCCTACAGTTCATCCTGAGGTCCTCATGCCCTTTATAGCTTGCTCCAAAATGACTTTACTCATCTCGATTGAACCAGTACATTTCTTGAGATCGAAATGCAGAATGTGTAAATACAGTAATATCCTTGTCTTGCTTTCTTGTTGAAAAGATCACATAAACCTTTTCTCAATAACATGAAATATAGTGATAGAATCACAAAACAGAGCATTGGTAACCTTTTCTATAACTCACATGAATGAAGAATGATGCATATAGTTACATCTTAGGAATTTAGCTCGTATTCAGTAGTTCATAACTGCATTCCATGTTCTAATTTTGGTTGCCAGAATTGACCTGCACAGTATGAATCACACCTTCTCAATAGTGAGGTCCTTTTGCTGCTTGTATTTTAGAGGGTGTGGCTCAAACTGCTCGTCGTTTCAGAAGTTTCTAGTTGCGACGTGCATGCGTCTTGTGATGACGAAAGGAAAGTGAAGCTGTGAGGGGGCAATCCCGTAATGGCAGCTATCACAGGGCACAGGCCGGTGACCTTCCAGCCGTCCTCGTGAACGTGGCGAGGGGCAAAGCAAGGAAACACAGTACCCATCTGCGCGAGGAGggacgagggagggaggaacAGGGCCATGTGTTGCTGCACCCGGCATCTATCCCCTTTCTGTTTTAGCCAAGGGCGCGGTGTACTTGTGCTTCTAGGGATTCTAGAGGGAGGTAAGTTGCATCAGCGTTGCTGCATTGGTTATTTGGTTTGGTTGGGTGGTGGTGGGCTTGTGGCGATGTCGCCAGCAGTGGACACCGTTTGCTGTAAAGTGACACTAGGTAATGACCTAAAACGTATCTCTACTGCCGCACCGTTAATGTCTTATATACTTTaagagctttgttacaataATTTGAATGTACCCTTTTTTATTTGCGTaccaaaaaagaattaaatactTAAatgatttacacataattaaaagggtATCATaataatttctcactattttttatACTTGGTGTCACCAAATTGTTATTTCTTGGTACTTTCTCCTTAAGAACTTCACGGTACTTCTTTTATTTCCACTGTTTGCGGGATGGACGgatcttatttttttcaatcacTCTAAAATCGATCTTATTTTAATCTCCATTCCATTTCAagatgtaggtcgttttagcttttacAGGTACGTAGACTTTACTATGCATCGAACGACCTAgactttgctatgcatctaacgacctacattttaattttaaaacgGAGAGAGTAGATATCATAAGAAAGTGTTTTCCAATATAAATCTAACGATAACAAATTTGAATGACAATATAAGCTACAACTTCTTAGACGATTAAAGTGTTGTTCAAAGATTAAAtatttcttttataaaaaaGATTAAAATAATTGGATTTTCACTTGTATGCGTCCACGCAAAGGGATCAGTAACAAGTGAATTGGCTTGAGGTGGTGTTGGTGATGCTAGCCACGGCCCACGGTATTGGATTATTACACATGGTCACGCTATTACTAAAAAGGGATCTTGATAGCGTTGCTCCGTTTAGTAATACACACTAGCTCACGTACATTTTCTTGTATATAAATGATACTAGCTCACGTACATTGCACTGGCCAAGATCAATAGAGCATACCATTCCCGAATATTGTCACGAGCCACGTCTCCATGGATCAGTCAACCACGGAGCACGTCTTGCTGAGTTGACTTTTTGATGTCAAGTGGGACCCTCCCCACTACTTATGCACTGGTAAACAAACATTTCAAGCCCGGTTTGAATACAAACTTCTAAAGTTTACTTaaattgctagtcctaaagtttagtacatggctgtttggatggactactaaTCTTTAGGACTTTAGAGGGAAAATGTCATTTTTACCCTTCAATTACTCATCTAAACTACCcctgcactgttcacgtcattaatgcatgcgagggtaataggggtaaagggggacttggggaccacttttaggagaaataggatccGTTAGGACCCCttggccctcctaatgaaaatgacCCTCCTAATAGCACTTTTAGGACCCATGTTtagatgcacaagtcctaaaagtgtccTAAAAGTGAAATCGTAATCTTTAGAAGGGTGTATACAAACACTGCCTTATATGCTTACCGTATACGTTGACATTCATCCAAAATTATATTCACGGATAGCATTCTTCCTCCAATTAGCAAATGCACTTGAGCTCCCGTGCACTACGTACAGATCCACATCCACAGCCGCGACACCAGTGTTGTCGGCAGCCCACCCATGACGGCACTCCCGGTGATCCCTTccctccgcggcctcctcctcaccGGAGCTCGCCGGACCCGCCATGCCGTCCCCAAGATTATCACGTCCGtccccgccctcgccgccttCCTCATCCTGGCCGCCGCCACGTTCTTGGTCATTTCCCTCGGCCCCTTCCAACGGTcacccacctcctcctcctcctccctgttctccggctccggcgccacCTGCGACCTCACGCGAGGCCAGTGGGTGCGCGACCCCGCCGCGCGGCCGTACTACACCAACGCGACGTGCGCCTTCATCGAGGGCTACCAGAACTGCATGAAGCACGGCAGGCCGAGCCTGGAGTtcctgcggtggcggtggcggcccgaAGGCGCCGGCTGCGGCGACGGCGTGCCGGGCCGCCGCTTCGACGCCGTGCGGTTCCTCCGGCTCGTCCGCGGCAAGTCCATCCTCTTCGTCGGCGACTCGCTGGCCAGCAGCCACGTCCGGTCGCTCGTGTGCACCCTGTCGCAGGTGGATGGCTCCCCGGAGAGGTCGAGCTCCGGGGGGTTCGAGCGCTGGCGGTTCCCGGCGCACGGGTTCACGGTGGCCTTCTTCTGGACGCCGTTCCAGGTGCGGTGGCGCCTGACGCGGGGCCCGCCGGAGCCGGTCGGTCCGGACAGGCAGGGCGAGGTGTTCGCCGGCCCCAGCGACCTCCACCTCGACGAGCCCGAcccgcggtgggcggcggcggccagggacCACGACGTCGTGGTCATGTCCGCGTCGCACTGGTTCGCGCGCCCCGCCGTGTACTaccgcggcggccgcgtcgccggGTGCCAcggctgcggcgcggcggcgctggcgaacGCCACCGCTCTCATCAAGCCGGAGCAAGCGCAGCGGGCCGCGTTCCGGACCGTGCTCCGGGCGCTGGCCGGGATGGAGGGGTTCAGGGGGACGGCGATCCTGCGGACGGTGGCGCCGACGCACTACGAGAACGGCGGGTGGTTCGACGGCGGGGAGTGCACGGCCACGAAGCCGGTGGACCCCGAGGATCCGGTGGAGATTGCGGAGCCGGAGGGCGAGTTCTACAGGGCGCAGGTGGAGGAgttcgcggcggcggaggaggacgcgAGGAGGAACGGCGTGCGGCTGAGGCTTATGGACGTGACCAAGATGATGCTGCGCCGGCCGGACGGGCACCCCGACCGGTacggccacggcgccggcgagcacgaGGGCTTCGACATCGACTGCCTGCACTGGTGCCTGCCGGGACCGATCGATGTGTGGAACGACCTTCTGTTTCAGATCCTCGCCGGTCGTTAGACGTATTTCGTTGCTTGTCTTGTGATACGCGAAAATTTTCCTCCGATTTTGATGATGTTCCATTGTTTTATTATTGATCATTCATGATATCATCGATTGATATATGAAACTGACACTTCAATCGTGTGTTCTCTGTTCTACTTCTACCTTGTAAACTGGCGCGATCTTTTACTGCTCTTTGCCACTAAAGGGCGGTACAACAGAATGCATCATATATATGTTCCCAATGAACTAAATTAAACACCTTTAAACATATAGCggtaaaattagaaaaatatatgcaaTCATTCCGTGGACTATGTGGATAGAGATAAAGATAGGGATCCCTATAAATCGAAATATATGGAAAAAGTGCACTTTTTGActactactatttcttagacTTTTTCAAGGAAACATCGTTTTTTCGATTTTGACTGAATTGGTCGGAGCGTAGACGAGCGAGCAGAGCCCAGGAAAGAGGTCAGATCGTATACACATTTTTTTTAGTCGCTGCCACCCATGGAACAAACCAAAAGCATGGGCGTGTTTGGTTACACCCAGAGAAAGCCGAGCCAAAATTTTATTCACGACCAAACCTTGCACACGGCCAACATCTGTCTAAAATGGTGATGTTTGGATTGCAACCATGTAAAGTCCAAATatggcaaaaaagaaaaataatagttGTGGGTATGACATGTGGACCCCACACAAAATTGTAGTTTTTAGCACGAAAACCTATTCAATATGGATCTTGATAGATTGATCGAATTGCAAGGAATAAGATAGTGCAAATAGTTTACAATTTGCTATGGAGGTTTAAGAGATTTGTTTAAGGCTTGATACAAAGCATTGCGTGCATCTGACTTGTCCTGTTGtcatccaatatttttttttaggCAAGCTATAATTGGGCCTGGTTTTGACTTCGCCATCTAAAACGGAGTAAACTGTAAGCCACGACCAATCAGGACCAGTAAGTTGTTTCATCTACGTACCAGCTACTCATAAAACAAGAGAAGAGTATGTACAATGCATGTGAAAGCACGAGTGCCCGAGACCCAACATAGAAATTAAGAGAGAGCCTTTTGGTTATCATGTCATCCACTAAAACTCATAAATTGAGTGGGGGCATTTGCCCTCACTAGGTCGCACATGAGGTACACTCTAGTAAGTTTGAACTATGGTTTTCTTTCATGTTTGAATACAAGCTATTTGATATTTTCCTTTACGAAACAATTCTGGTCTTTTAGTAGAACCGATTTTACATGGTGTATCGTCGAGTGTTGGTAAGATTTCACATATATGTTTGTTGGGGACTGCACAAATCGGAGACAATCCCTAAttaggtttgttttattttctttcagtctctttttagttttttattCTGTCACTTTTGTATGCACTcaaaatttacatattcatTTCAACAGTTGTTCATGTCTTCACCAATTTGCACGCAGGTGAGGACATCTTACTCGTAACTTATTTAAACAACTTATTTATGCATTCAACACTATCTAAAACTTGAGAAACACATGTGAGCATGGCCCATGAGAACCAAGTTTCtcatttttcattctttttctttgttccGGCTGTTATTAACCTATTGAGAAACCAGGTAATGGCCCGTGCGTTCCTACGGGCTGACATCATGATGATCAGTATTATTATTTTGATTGATACTTGTTCACAATTTACAGCCTTTCAAACATATCTTGCATCACCGAACACATTCAAAAACCTTCATATACTCCttacaagaaagaaaaaaattaaaggagGCTAATCAGTGCATCACCGAACAGCACAAACTAATTTCCAAAGCTTCGTACATGGCCCTGATCCAGTTCGCACACATCTAATTCCTAATTCCCAATGAATTAAACAGGGACTCGAGATTTCTATACCAAACAAATCATAATCatgaaacaacaaaacaaaCCAAGAATTGCCATGAGACAATAGAGGAAAGAGAGGAAGGGGCAGCGTGGAGGGTGgagattttttttaacctttttgttttatttatttttaaaaataacctcagcgggaCTTTATTTGCGGCAGATGACCCTTTTGGCTGCGCCAGACCGCCCGGCGCGGCAGGCAGCCTCTGCCGCACCACATGCACTGGCGTGGCGGGCCCCTACCACGCTgggcgccaggtgggcgctgacgtgggcgggcgctcgccgcgccagcccgcctggtgCGGCAGCGCCTGCACTACACGcgcgcgccggctccttcctcctccctccctcctttcttcttcctccagaacAACCATGCCTAAGCtctttgccgccgccgcccgccgccccacccccaaatccacccaaaatccggcgatttcggtgggggaaagttgtGGAAATCGATCcttgcttcgtgtggaaggtatccccctact
Above is a genomic segment from Setaria viridis chromosome 4, Setaria_viridis_v4.0, whole genome shotgun sequence containing:
- the LOC117852868 gene encoding F-box/WD-40 repeat-containing protein At5g21040, giving the protein MAFDCNKGRGVSSPDNCSSICPEGTLIQANPLSHYWKAKGWKSRSKLGNQKSSYESIPRDSNPKKDDEVRGEATASTCGLRCFTDLPAALVCEVLARLDAKELGIVSCVSTLLHTLATDHHGWKKLYCERWGLPNLPATLNGPLVPGGPLDGKSWKTFFVEREFRSKSFMGKFNVDVFRGHNEDVRAVFLLASANLIFSGGRDSVVRMWNMEEGLLIDTSRPLGGTIRAIAADTRLLVTGGTNAYIQCWRAVEGNDHLFHISGNGTDQNSEFRLWGHEGPLTCLALDSLRIYSGSWDMTVRVWDRTRMECLQKLMHADWVWDLAPHGNTIASTAGRDVYVWDIRNSELTSLISNAHVGNAYSLARTHLMDVLFTGGEDGAIRLFNISDVSDDEDSKPLATWVPHSGPVHSLAFEYPWLVSASSDGRIALIDSRKLLTPKKSSKGPFSVKSFDVSTIEPPQRMLHGFRCDLFSIAIGADRIVCAGEDGVVRVWNFSEALEIERRAQALRSLRQENRMRRRKAQAEMNANGRRPDQCSIAMKKNQLKGDKSVT
- the LOC117853437 gene encoding protein trichome birefringence-like 19, with product MTALPVIPSLRGLLLTGARRTRHAVPKIITSVPALAAFLILAAATFLVISLGPFQRSPTSSSSSLFSGSGATCDLTRGQWVRDPAARPYYTNATCAFIEGYQNCMKHGRPSLEFLRWRWRPEGAGCGDGVPGRRFDAVRFLRLVRGKSILFVGDSLASSHVRSLVCTLSQVDGSPERSSSGGFERWRFPAHGFTVAFFWTPFQVRWRLTRGPPEPVGPDRQGEVFAGPSDLHLDEPDPRWAAAARDHDVVVMSASHWFARPAVYYRGGRVAGCHGCGAAALANATALIKPEQAQRAAFRTVLRALAGMEGFRGTAILRTVAPTHYENGGWFDGGECTATKPVDPEDPVEIAEPEGEFYRAQVEEFAAAEEDARRNGVRLRLMDVTKMMLRRPDGHPDRYGHGAGEHEGFDIDCLHWCLPGPIDVWNDLLFQILAGR